One Poecile atricapillus isolate bPoeAtr1 chromosome 32, bPoeAtr1.hap1, whole genome shotgun sequence DNA window includes the following coding sequences:
- the LOC131590203 gene encoding olfactory receptor 14J1-like, with translation MSNSSSFSHFLLLALADTRQLQLLHFCLFLGISLAALLGNTLIISAIACGHHLHSPMFFFLLNLALTDLGCICTTVPKAMHNSLWDTREISYSGCAAQVFLFVFFISTEVSLLTIMCYDRYVSICKPLHYGTLLGSRACAHMAAAAWASGFLYALLHTANTFSLPLCQGNALGQFFCEIPHILKLSCSKTHLRELGISAVGASLAFGCFVFIVFSYVQIFRAVLRIPSEQGRHKAFSTCLPHLAVLSLFVSTGMFANLKPPSISSPSLDLAVSVLYSVVSPALNPLIYSLRNQELKAALRKLMTLYFQKY, from the coding sequence ATGTCCAATagcagctccttcagccacttcctcctgctggcactggcagacacgcggcagctgcagctcctgcacttctgcctcttcctgggcatctccctggctgccctcctgggcaacACCCTCATCATCAGTGCCATAGCCTGCggccaccacctgcacagccccatgttcttcttcctgctcaacctggccctcactgacctgggctgcatctgcaccactgtgcccaaagccatgcacaattccctctgggacaccagagAAATCTCCTACtcaggatgtgctgcacagGTGTTTCTGTTTGTCTTTTTCATTTCAACAGAGGTTTCTCTCCTGACCATCATGTGCTACGACCGCTAcgtgtccatctgcaaacccctgcactacgggaccctcctgggcagcagagcttgtgcccacatggcagcagctgcctgggccagtggctttctctacgctctgctgcacacagccaatacattttccctgcccctgtgccagggcaatgCCCTGGGccagttcttctgtgaaatcccacacaTCCTCAAGCTCTCCTGCTCCAAAACCCACCTCAGGGAACTTGGGATAAGTGCTGTTGGTGCCTCTTTAGCTTTtggctgttttgtgttcattgttttctcctatgtgcagatcttcagggctgtgctgagaatcccctctgagcaggggcggcacaaagccttttccacctgcctccctcacctggcCGTGCTCTCCCTGTTTGTCAGCACTGGCATGTTTGCCAACCTGAAGcccccctccatctcctccccatccctggatctggcAGTGTCAGTTTTGTACTCGGTCGTGTCTccagccctgaaccccctcatctacagcctgaggaaccaggagctcaaggctgcCCTGAGAAAATTGATGACtctgtattttcagaagtattaa